One window of Cohnella hashimotonis genomic DNA carries:
- a CDS encoding ABC transporter permease: MDNKLGRLLLPIGTLVAVLALWQLCVAVWHIKPFTLPSPLAIGERIWEQRDRLLAQSGSTLRLALKGIGLGIGLGVLSAIVFHLIPVVRAALSPIIIITQNIPLIALGPLLIIWFGFGLTPKLVLLALVCYFPIAWSMLAGLGQADAHLREYLAMIGASRLTVLRRLELPASLPYFFSGLKITATYSITAAIVAEWLGASEGIGYYLVLKSKGYDTTSVFAAIVCIVGMALAFYGIAALLERLVVRWRPAAREGGAR; this comes from the coding sequence ATGGACAATAAGCTTGGCCGCCTTCTGCTGCCCATCGGCACGCTGGTCGCCGTGCTGGCGCTCTGGCAGTTGTGCGTAGCCGTATGGCATATCAAGCCTTTCACGCTGCCGTCTCCGCTTGCGATCGGGGAACGGATATGGGAGCAGCGGGACCGCCTGCTGGCGCAGAGCGGCTCGACCCTAAGGCTGGCCCTTAAGGGCATCGGGCTCGGCATCGGGCTCGGCGTGCTGTCGGCGATCGTCTTCCACCTGATTCCGGTCGTCAGGGCGGCGCTCTCGCCGATCATCATCATCACGCAGAACATTCCGCTGATCGCGCTCGGGCCGCTGCTCATCATCTGGTTCGGCTTCGGCCTGACGCCGAAGCTCGTGCTGCTGGCGCTCGTCTGCTACTTTCCGATCGCCTGGTCGATGCTGGCCGGCCTCGGACAAGCCGATGCGCATCTGCGCGAGTATCTGGCGATGATCGGCGCGAGCCGGCTCACGGTGCTGAGGCGCCTGGAGCTGCCGGCTTCGCTGCCTTACTTTTTCTCCGGACTGAAGATTACGGCGACTTACAGCATCACGGCGGCGATCGTCGCGGAGTGGCTCGGCGCGAGCGAGGGGATCGGTTATTATCTGGTGCTCAAGTCCAAGGGCTACGACACGACGAGCGTATTCGCCGCGATCGTATGCATCGTCGGCATGGCGCTGGCTTTTTACGGCATCGCGGCGCTGCTCGAGCGGTTAGTCGTCCGCTGGCGGCCGGCGGCGCGGGAGGGAGGAGCGCGATGA
- a CDS encoding thiamine-binding protein, whose translation MSQALLSIQILPKAAKPEDDTHLYVDRAIEIIKASGVAYRVGPLETTMEGDLDRLLDIVKEMNRAMFDKGSPSVLSQIKLLVHGSDGASMAHLLRKYPDGQ comes from the coding sequence ATGTCGCAAGCACTGCTCAGCATTCAGATTTTGCCGAAAGCCGCCAAACCGGAGGACGATACGCATCTGTACGTCGACAGGGCGATCGAAATTATAAAGGCTTCTGGCGTCGCTTACCGGGTCGGGCCGCTTGAGACGACGATGGAGGGCGATCTCGACCGGCTGCTCGATATCGTGAAGGAAATGAACCGCGCGATGTTTGATAAGGGAAGCCCGTCGGTCCTGTCGCAAATCAAACTGCTCGTTCACGGATCGGACGGCGCCTCGATGGCGCATCTGCTGCGCAAATATCCCGATGGACAATAA
- a CDS encoding ABC transporter substrate-binding protein: MRLVKKSWRGKGAAAIAALLIMAGCGGNGNNEGGSGSAAASPDASASSSASASASSGQAADLGKVKVVLDWTPNTNHTGLYVAADQGYWKKRGLDVEIVLPPESGADQMVATGAADFGVGAQEGLTLARENDMPIVSLAAIIQHNTSGFASPADKSIKEPKDFEGHSYGGWGSPAEQAVIGSMMQRQGADVNKVKFVNAGTADFFTAVQKDIDFEWIFYAWTGIEAEQRGIKLNMVYLSDFDKRLDYYTPVLTTSEKMIKDKPDAVRAFVEGASEGYQYAIDHPAEAADILIKANPDLNADLVKASQAWLSPKYKDDAPRWGEQKREVWSGYAEFLKEHELLTKDLDYDAMFTNDFLPQP, from the coding sequence ATGAGACTGGTCAAAAAAAGCTGGCGTGGCAAGGGCGCGGCAGCGATCGCGGCGCTGCTGATCATGGCGGGTTGCGGGGGGAACGGGAATAACGAGGGAGGCAGCGGTTCGGCCGCGGCTTCGCCTGACGCGAGCGCGTCTTCGTCGGCATCCGCTTCCGCGTCGAGCGGTCAAGCCGCCGATCTCGGCAAGGTGAAGGTCGTGCTCGACTGGACGCCGAACACGAACCACACGGGCCTGTACGTTGCGGCCGACCAGGGATACTGGAAAAAGCGCGGGCTCGACGTCGAAATCGTGCTGCCGCCGGAGAGCGGCGCGGACCAGATGGTCGCAACGGGCGCTGCTGACTTCGGCGTAGGCGCGCAGGAGGGGCTGACGCTGGCCAGGGAAAACGACATGCCGATCGTCTCGCTCGCTGCCATCATTCAGCACAACACGTCCGGCTTTGCGTCCCCGGCGGACAAGAGCATCAAGGAGCCTAAAGACTTCGAAGGGCATAGCTACGGCGGATGGGGCTCGCCGGCCGAACAGGCCGTCATCGGCTCGATGATGCAGAGGCAGGGCGCCGACGTGAATAAGGTCAAGTTCGTCAACGCGGGGACCGCGGACTTTTTTACCGCCGTTCAGAAGGATATCGACTTTGAATGGATTTTCTACGCCTGGACCGGCATCGAAGCCGAGCAGCGCGGCATTAAGCTTAATATGGTTTATCTCTCGGACTTCGACAAGCGTCTCGATTATTACACGCCGGTGCTGACGACGAGCGAGAAAATGATCAAGGACAAGCCGGACGCCGTCCGCGCCTTCGTAGAAGGGGCGTCGGAAGGCTATCAGTACGCGATCGACCATCCGGCGGAAGCCGCGGACATCTTGATCAAGGCTAATCCCGACCTGAACGCGGATCTCGTTAAGGCGAGCCAGGCCTGGCTGAGCCCGAAATACAAGGACGACGCGCCGCGCTGGGGCGAGCAGAAGCGGGAAGTGTGGTCCGGCTACGCCGAGTTCCTCAAGGAGCACGAGCTGTTGACCAAGGATCTGGACTACGACGCGATGTTCACGAACGACTTTTTGCCGCAGCCTTAA
- a CDS encoding GerAB/ArcD/ProY family transporter — protein sequence METKLSPLQLYALMLVFLLGTSIIFGTPRLVPDTWIVDLLTIVPSFLLAGVYLLLIRFGGGGNLFDMLVGAWGKIAGRLLTLVYTVYFLYIAARNLRDMLELIMTSLLRNTPGELVILIFVMVVAYAAAGGIVALGRLSVLIALMVMLFFATLTFLLIFSGSVDSERLLPFLSEGLAKVAVSVFRGSLWFPYGELIVFLVFHSFFGDFRTIGKTGTYALLSSAVVLTFSDVLQICTLGIENKKFSVFALLDSARLINVANFITRMDALVAFIFLFGVLLKASVLLHAGIRGAVFLFKADENGFAYPLALLIGSLSLLVSRNHAEHVSEGLIYAMYWLHLPLQLGVPLATLILLRMRGPGRART from the coding sequence TTGGAGACGAAATTAAGCCCGCTTCAGCTCTACGCGCTCATGCTCGTCTTTTTGCTGGGCACGTCGATTATATTCGGAACGCCGAGGCTGGTCCCCGATACTTGGATCGTTGACCTGCTGACGATCGTTCCCTCTTTTCTGTTGGCCGGCGTTTATCTGCTGTTGATTCGCTTTGGCGGCGGCGGCAATCTCTTCGACATGCTCGTCGGCGCTTGGGGAAAGATCGCCGGCCGGTTGCTGACCCTCGTCTACACGGTGTATTTCCTGTACATCGCCGCTCGCAATCTGCGCGATATGCTCGAGCTCATCATGACGTCGCTGCTGCGGAATACGCCCGGCGAACTGGTGATCCTGATCTTCGTTATGGTCGTCGCCTATGCGGCCGCCGGCGGAATCGTTGCGTTAGGGCGGCTATCCGTTCTGATCGCCCTCATGGTCATGCTGTTTTTCGCGACGCTGACTTTTTTGCTGATCTTCAGCGGCTCGGTCGATTCGGAGCGGCTTTTACCGTTCTTGTCGGAAGGCTTGGCGAAGGTCGCCGTCTCGGTGTTCCGAGGCTCGCTCTGGTTTCCCTACGGCGAATTGATCGTGTTTCTCGTCTTTCATTCGTTCTTCGGCGATTTCCGGACGATCGGCAAAACCGGCACTTATGCGCTGCTCAGCTCCGCCGTCGTTTTGACGTTTTCGGACGTTCTGCAGATTTGCACCCTGGGCATCGAAAACAAAAAGTTTTCCGTGTTCGCCCTTCTCGACTCGGCCAGGTTGATTAACGTCGCAAACTTTATTACGCGCATGGATGCCTTGGTGGCGTTCATTTTCCTTTTCGGCGTCCTGCTCAAAGCCTCGGTATTGCTGCACGCGGGCATCCGCGGCGCCGTTTTTCTGTTTAAGGCGGACGAAAACGGATTTGCCTATCCGCTTGCGCTGTTGATCGGGTCGCTATCGCTGCTGGTATCCCGCAATCATGCCGAACACGTATCGGAAGGACTGATCTACGCCATGTACTGGCTTCACCTCCCCCTCCAATTGGGTGTACCGCTTGCGACGCTCATTCTCCTGCGGATGCGCGGTCCTGGAAGAGCGCGGACATGA